The nucleotide window caccgtatttcgcgtccatctcctcatcgctgatagcctcctttacaggcacctcaccagtgccaaatccagctcttatccatcgtcgatcgcactgtattgctgctagaagttgcggagaaatgctgtgccgacggggctcgaggaggtcacccagctcgctgaataagcgctcacactcacagcttgagcctgggattgatagcatgtcgatagcaaatttgctaaggctggggtagcgatcgcggagtcctacctagtattttatagggtcaacgccctcgctagcgatcggttcgctgcgtttccaagccttATATTtatcctcctcgttctccgtaagccctaCCAGCTTAATAAAGCTGTTAATAGCGTCGTCTATATTATTGTGCCGAACTTTAgggcgtaagcgcggcttcggtaagcttttgtactccgcccacaaatgttgaaacttgcggttgctgctctctagcTAATTaggcttatccgcccacgctgcgttaaggtagcttttgtagcgaggataaaggattgtagcagcatagtaagctagcgagaggtcgagcttattgtagtactcgcgggctttaactagggcagcgcgaaggttgatagcaaggtggtctttaggtgactctgtatgctcattATGAATGACGTCTTTATAGCTTTACAAGCGGTCCTTATAGACTCTAAGTAAGTATTTAAATACTagaataacctcagcgattgctctaaaagcaccgcttttg belongs to Pyrenophora tritici-repentis strain M4 chromosome 10, whole genome shotgun sequence and includes:
- a CDS encoding Dimer-Tnp-hAT domain containing protein, with the protein product MLSIPGSSCECERLFSELGDLLEPRRHSISPQLLAAIQCDRRWIRAGFGTGEVPVKEAISDEEMDAKYGVHNQSERAERAAGLRSIG